A single Calidifontibacter indicus DNA region contains:
- the pafA gene encoding Pup--protein ligase: MERRIFGIETEYGVTCTSGGTRRLTPDEVARYLFRRVVSWGRSSNVFLGNGARLYLDVGSHPEYATAECDDIREAVIQDKAGERILVDLAVDAQERMAADEIVGDIYIFKNNTDSAGNSYGCHENYLVSRTGDFQRVADHLIPFLISRQITCGAGKIVQLGNRPVYAVSQRADHIWEGVSSATTRSRPIINTRDEPHADAEHYRRLHVIVGDSNMSETTTMLKLGSAHLVLQMIEDGTPMRDLTLENPIRAIREMSHDITGRAQVRLANGKEISALAMQTEYFERATAFVERKGISDPTTTRVLDLWGRTLTAIESGDLSGVDTEIDWVIKKKLLDQYAAKHTLELDHPRIQQLDMTYHDIKPGRGVFDLLQRAGRAARVCTDDEITTAITTPPQSTRAKLRGDFVRAAQEHRRDFTVDWIHLKLNDQAQRTVLVKDPFANSDPRVEALIQAMG; the protein is encoded by the coding sequence ATGGAGCGGCGCATCTTTGGCATCGAGACCGAGTACGGCGTGACGTGCACCTCCGGCGGCACCCGGCGGCTGACGCCGGACGAGGTGGCGCGCTACCTGTTCCGCCGCGTCGTGTCGTGGGGCCGCTCGAGCAATGTGTTCCTCGGCAACGGCGCGCGGCTCTACCTCGACGTCGGCAGCCACCCCGAGTACGCCACAGCCGAGTGCGACGACATCCGCGAGGCGGTCATCCAGGACAAGGCCGGGGAGCGCATCCTGGTCGACCTCGCCGTCGACGCCCAGGAGCGGATGGCGGCCGACGAGATCGTCGGGGACATCTACATCTTCAAGAACAACACCGACTCCGCCGGCAACTCCTACGGCTGCCACGAGAACTACCTGGTGTCGCGCACCGGTGACTTCCAACGCGTCGCCGACCACCTGATCCCGTTCCTGATCAGCCGCCAGATCACCTGTGGCGCAGGCAAAATCGTGCAGTTGGGCAACCGTCCGGTCTATGCGGTGAGTCAGCGGGCCGACCACATCTGGGAGGGCGTCAGCAGCGCCACCACCCGCTCGCGTCCGATCATCAACACCCGCGACGAACCGCACGCCGACGCCGAGCACTACCGCCGACTGCACGTGATCGTCGGCGACAGCAACATGTCCGAGACGACGACCATGCTCAAGCTGGGTTCGGCGCACCTGGTGTTGCAGATGATCGAGGACGGCACGCCGATGCGTGACCTCACGCTGGAGAACCCGATCCGGGCGATCCGCGAGATGAGCCACGACATCACCGGACGCGCGCAGGTGCGCCTTGCCAACGGCAAGGAGATCTCGGCGCTGGCGATGCAGACGGAGTACTTCGAGCGGGCCACCGCTTTTGTCGAACGCAAGGGCATCAGCGACCCCACCACCACCCGGGTGCTCGACCTGTGGGGCCGCACCCTGACCGCGATCGAGTCGGGCGATCTGTCCGGGGTCGACACCGAGATCGATTGGGTGATCAAGAAGAAGCTGCTCGACCAGTACGCCGCCAAGCACACCCTCGAACTCGACCACCCGCGGATTCAGCAGCTCGACATGACCTATCACGACATCAAGCCCGGCCGCGGTGTCTTCGACCTGCTGCAGCGGGCCGGTCGCGCGGCGCGGGTGTGCACCGACGACGAGATCACGACCGCGATCACGACGCCGCCGCAGTCGACGCGGGCCAAGCTGCGCGGCGATTTCGTGCGGGCCGCGCAGGAGCACCGCCGCGACTTCACCGTCGACTGGATCCACCTCAAGCTCAACGACCAAGCCCAGCGGACGGTGCTGGTGAAGGACCCGTTCGCCAACTCCGACCCCCGGGTCGAGGCACTGATCCAAGCGATGGGTTAG
- a CDS encoding ABC transporter ATP-binding protein: protein MTTTSTTSTSAATSDTAQGATETTDAWRGRMADQPQADVEKHAAPGQAKALLWDLLRPYRKTVFLLAIAVVLENAARLSVPRLVQVGVDDGVPPLQRSGDSSVLTRVVVVLLIALVVQAGMRMVFLLQSGRIGQNVLLELRRRIFCHFGRLDVTFHDKYTSGRVVSRSTSDVEAIQEMLENGFDGLITAVLTLIGTSILLITLDVRLGLVCLVSFPFLVLLSLWFRRESAAAYRTVREISALLIVQFVETMTGVKAVQAYRREPRNQEIFDGLADRYRDINIHTMRLVAIFMPGVKLIGNLTTGVVLLYGGYLAMHGEMTIGVLTAFLLYLRMFFEPMQEITQFYNTFQSATSALEKLSVVLAEKPAIDDPAEPTPLHDVKGEVIFDDVHFAYVADRPVLPGLDLFVPAGQTVALVGTTGAGKTTIAKLIARFHDPDSGRVLLDGHDLRDLAQPDLRRHVVMVTQENVMFSGSVADNIRFGRPDASDDEVRAAATAVGAHTFIEALPQVYDTDVAKRGGRLSAGQRQLVAFARAFLADPDVLILDEATSSLDIPSERLVQHALQTVLAGRTALIIAHRLSTVEIADRVLVLEHGRVLEDGSPQELMRQTGGKYAALHQAWVDSLA from the coding sequence ATGACGACCACTTCCACCACCTCGACGTCCGCGGCGACGTCGGACACCGCCCAGGGCGCCACCGAGACCACCGATGCATGGCGCGGCCGGATGGCCGACCAGCCGCAGGCCGATGTCGAGAAGCACGCGGCTCCCGGGCAGGCCAAGGCGCTGCTGTGGGACCTGCTGCGGCCCTACCGCAAGACGGTCTTCTTGCTCGCGATCGCGGTGGTGCTGGAGAACGCCGCGCGACTGTCGGTGCCGCGCCTTGTGCAGGTGGGCGTCGACGACGGTGTGCCCCCGCTGCAGCGCTCCGGCGACTCCAGCGTGCTCACCCGGGTGGTCGTCGTGCTGCTGATCGCGCTGGTGGTGCAGGCCGGCATGCGCATGGTGTTCCTACTGCAGTCGGGCCGCATCGGCCAGAACGTGCTGCTCGAACTGCGCCGACGCATCTTCTGCCACTTCGGCCGGCTCGACGTCACCTTCCACGACAAGTACACCTCCGGCCGCGTCGTCAGTCGTTCCACCAGCGACGTCGAGGCGATCCAGGAGATGCTCGAGAACGGCTTCGACGGCCTCATCACCGCCGTCCTCACCCTGATCGGCACGTCGATCCTGCTGATCACCCTCGATGTGCGCCTCGGCCTGGTCTGCCTGGTCAGCTTCCCGTTTCTCGTGCTGTTGTCGCTGTGGTTCCGCCGTGAGTCGGCGGCCGCCTACCGCACCGTCCGCGAGATCTCCGCGCTGCTCATCGTGCAGTTCGTCGAGACGATGACCGGGGTGAAGGCGGTGCAGGCCTACCGCCGCGAGCCGCGCAACCAGGAGATCTTCGACGGCCTGGCCGACCGCTACCGCGACATCAACATCCACACCATGCGACTGGTCGCGATCTTCATGCCAGGTGTCAAGCTCATCGGCAACCTCACGACGGGCGTGGTGCTGCTCTACGGCGGTTACCTGGCGATGCACGGCGAGATGACGATCGGCGTCCTGACCGCCTTCCTGCTGTACCTGCGGATGTTCTTCGAACCGATGCAGGAGATCACGCAGTTCTACAACACCTTCCAGTCGGCCACGTCGGCGCTGGAGAAGCTGTCGGTGGTGCTGGCCGAGAAGCCCGCGATCGACGACCCGGCCGAGCCTACGCCGCTGCACGACGTCAAGGGTGAGGTCATCTTCGACGACGTGCACTTCGCCTACGTGGCCGATCGGCCGGTGTTGCCCGGTCTCGATCTCTTCGTTCCGGCCGGTCAGACCGTTGCGCTCGTGGGCACCACCGGAGCCGGCAAGACGACCATCGCCAAGCTGATCGCCCGTTTCCACGACCCCGACAGCGGTCGGGTGTTGCTCGACGGCCACGACCTGCGCGACCTCGCCCAGCCCGACCTGCGCCGCCACGTGGTGATGGTGACCCAGGAGAACGTCATGTTCTCGGGGTCGGTCGCCGACAACATCCGGTTCGGTCGCCCCGACGCGAGCGACGACGAGGTGCGTGCGGCTGCCACTGCGGTGGGTGCCCACACCTTCATCGAGGCGCTCCCGCAGGTTTACGACACCGACGTCGCCAAGCGCGGCGGACGGCTCTCGGCGGGTCAACGACAGTTGGTCGCCTTCGCCCGCGCGTTCCTCGCCGACCCCGACGTGCTGATCCTGGACGAGGCCACCAGTTCGCTCGACATCCCGAGCGAGCGGTTGGTGCAGCACGCCCTGCAGACGGTGCTGGCCGGTCGCACCGCGCTGATCATCGCTCACCGCCTGTCGACGGTCGAGATCGCCGACCGCGTGCTGGTGCTCGAACACGGCCGGGTGCTCGAGGACGGCTCGCCCCAGGAACTCATGCGCCAGACCGGCGGCAAGTACGCCGCGTTGCACCAGGCCTGGGTCGACTCGCTCGCCTGA
- a CDS encoding NAD-dependent epimerase/dehydratase family protein, whose translation MRLLILGGTAFLGRATATAALRRGHEVTCLARGTSGPVAEGAELVVGERSTSTGYAALDGDFDAVIDVAREPRHVRTALRALEGRIGRWSLVSTINVYADVGPDVIGADESAPLLDAWDGDDWTPEQYGAGKVTCERLVAQAYPDAHLIARAGLLGGPEDVSDRTGYWPLRFAHPSRADGRVLVPHSPDAQVQLIDVRDLADWLVAGAENEVVGVFNASGPSVPLHGALAAARKVAGHTDELVPVTPDWLAAHGVSPWMGERSLPLWLPWPDLAGMMTVDNGAAQRAGLTVRPLPQTFTDALAWELRSGPGRPRKAGLSPTDEADLITQRLSEPA comes from the coding sequence ATGCGACTGCTCATCCTCGGCGGAACTGCCTTCCTCGGCCGCGCCACGGCGACGGCCGCCCTGCGACGCGGCCACGAGGTCACCTGCCTGGCGCGAGGCACCAGTGGGCCGGTGGCCGAAGGTGCCGAACTCGTGGTCGGAGAGCGCAGCACCTCCACGGGCTACGCGGCACTGGACGGCGACTTCGACGCCGTCATCGACGTCGCCCGCGAACCACGGCATGTGCGCACCGCGCTCCGAGCGCTCGAGGGACGCATCGGCCGGTGGTCGCTGGTCTCGACCATCAACGTCTACGCCGATGTCGGACCGGACGTCATCGGTGCCGACGAATCGGCGCCCCTGTTGGACGCCTGGGACGGCGACGACTGGACGCCCGAGCAGTACGGCGCCGGAAAGGTGACCTGCGAACGGCTTGTCGCACAGGCCTATCCGGACGCGCACCTCATCGCCCGCGCCGGTCTGCTGGGCGGGCCCGAGGACGTCTCCGATCGCACCGGCTACTGGCCGCTGCGGTTCGCGCACCCGTCCCGCGCCGACGGACGCGTGTTGGTGCCGCACTCCCCCGACGCCCAGGTGCAGCTGATCGACGTCCGAGATCTTGCCGACTGGCTGGTGGCCGGCGCGGAGAACGAGGTGGTCGGAGTCTTCAACGCGTCCGGGCCGAGCGTGCCGCTGCACGGCGCGCTCGCCGCCGCCCGCAAGGTCGCCGGCCACACCGACGAACTGGTGCCGGTGACACCCGACTGGCTTGCCGCACACGGAGTTTCGCCGTGGATGGGTGAACGTTCCCTGCCGCTGTGGCTGCCGTGGCCCGACCTCGCCGGGATGATGACCGTCGACAACGGCGCCGCCCAACGCGCCGGGCTGACCGTGCGCCCGCTGCCGCAGACCTTCACCGACGCGCTCGCGTGGGAGCTGCGCTCCGGGCCGGGGCGACCGCGCAAGGCGGGACTCTCACCGACGGACGAGGCCGACCTCATCACCCAGCGGTTGTCCGAACCAGCCTGA
- a CDS encoding helix-turn-helix transcriptional regulator codes for MSAPTPAAKTERLLNLVICLLYTRQPLSKQRIRAAVPQYGEAASDEAFDRMFERDKDELRDLGIPLRAEAIDPLFDDETGYRIDRREYALPEIRFEPDELAVLGLASRTWQQASLAGAAATALRKLEAADVERDDGTLVGLEPRVRTAEPAFPAMKDATVARRQVSFRYRKADGTVSERRLQPWSVTNWHGRWYVAGHDLDRDAPRVFRLGRIDGPVRASGPAAAYEVPADHDALVMIRGSEVEREPQPAVLHVRVGSGHALRRRARTSGDIDDDWSQLDIDYTDTEIFADQIAGYGPTVRVIQPDDLRESVTRRLRAVLDTNREDA; via the coding sequence ATGAGCGCCCCGACACCTGCCGCCAAGACGGAGCGGCTGCTCAACCTCGTGATCTGCCTGCTCTACACCCGCCAGCCTCTGTCGAAGCAGCGCATCCGCGCAGCGGTGCCGCAGTACGGCGAAGCAGCATCCGACGAGGCGTTCGACCGGATGTTCGAGCGGGACAAGGACGAACTGCGCGACCTCGGCATCCCATTGCGCGCCGAGGCGATCGACCCGCTGTTCGACGACGAGACCGGTTACCGGATCGATCGGCGCGAGTACGCCCTGCCGGAGATCCGCTTCGAACCCGACGAGTTGGCCGTGCTCGGCCTCGCCAGTCGCACCTGGCAGCAGGCCAGCCTGGCGGGTGCGGCCGCGACCGCGCTGCGCAAGCTCGAAGCCGCCGACGTCGAACGCGACGACGGCACGCTGGTGGGTCTCGAACCGCGAGTGCGCACCGCCGAGCCGGCCTTCCCGGCGATGAAGGACGCCACCGTCGCGCGCCGCCAGGTGAGCTTCCGTTACCGCAAGGCCGACGGCACGGTCAGCGAGCGACGCCTGCAACCGTGGTCGGTCACCAACTGGCACGGCCGCTGGTACGTCGCGGGGCACGACCTCGACCGTGATGCACCCCGGGTGTTCCGACTCGGACGCATCGACGGCCCGGTGCGAGCATCCGGCCCCGCTGCCGCCTACGAGGTGCCCGCCGATCATGATGCCCTGGTGATGATCCGCGGCAGCGAGGTCGAACGCGAGCCGCAGCCGGCCGTGTTGCACGTGCGTGTCGGTTCGGGACACGCGCTGCGGCGCCGAGCGCGCACCAGCGGCGACATCGACGACGACTGGTCGCAGCTCGACATCGACTACACCGACACCGAGATCTTCGCCGACCAGATCGCCGGCTACGGGCCCACCGTCCGGGTGATCCAGCCCGACGACCTGCGTGAATCGGTCACGCGGCGGCTGCGTGCGGTGCTGGACACCAATCGAGAGGACGCCTGA
- a CDS encoding FKBP-type peptidyl-prolyl cis-trans isomerase, with the protein MRRNTRLLALGVLSTVLLAGCGSDDSASKSSSSSATTAAETPLTVAADKVASMSSIKVNDKNPKAPKLTLTKTPFHVNKTTKNVVTAGTGAEVKATDIAYVSYVAVNGTNGKELLSTYDTNDVAVLMNDKTQFPGFVTALKGTKVGTVMDIAIPPAEGFGATGSQQLGVTAKDTLVFRMTVKGTAAVLDKPEGTTVAPKAGLPTVAVSDGNQSKKPATITMPKNGAKVATAPKTLVSQDLITGKGRKIVEGETVKVRYTGVIWNTGKAFDSSATQGGAPVDFGLVDGQMIPGFIKGLVGKTVGSRVLLVLPPAEGYGTAGNTQAGIKGTDTLVFVVDILAGL; encoded by the coding sequence GTGCGCCGTAACACCCGCCTGCTCGCGCTAGGCGTCCTTTCCACCGTCCTGCTCGCCGGTTGCGGCAGCGACGACTCCGCCTCCAAGAGCAGCAGTTCCAGCGCCACCACCGCCGCCGAGACTCCGCTGACCGTGGCGGCCGACAAGGTCGCGTCGATGTCGTCGATCAAGGTCAACGACAAGAATCCGAAGGCGCCGAAGCTCACGTTGACCAAGACGCCGTTCCACGTCAACAAGACGACCAAGAACGTCGTCACGGCCGGCACCGGCGCCGAGGTGAAGGCCACCGACATCGCCTACGTCAGCTATGTCGCGGTCAACGGCACCAACGGCAAGGAACTGCTCAGCACCTACGACACCAACGACGTCGCAGTGCTGATGAACGACAAGACCCAGTTCCCCGGCTTCGTCACCGCCCTGAAGGGCACCAAGGTCGGCACCGTGATGGACATCGCGATCCCGCCGGCCGAAGGATTCGGAGCCACCGGCAGCCAGCAGCTCGGCGTCACCGCCAAGGACACCCTCGTCTTCCGGATGACCGTGAAGGGCACCGCCGCCGTGCTCGACAAGCCCGAGGGCACCACCGTCGCGCCCAAGGCCGGTCTGCCGACCGTTGCGGTCTCCGACGGCAACCAGTCCAAGAAGCCGGCGACCATCACGATGCCGAAGAACGGTGCCAAGGTGGCGACGGCTCCGAAGACGCTCGTGTCGCAGGACCTCATCACCGGCAAGGGCCGCAAGATCGTCGAGGGCGAGACGGTCAAGGTGCGCTACACCGGCGTCATCTGGAACACCGGCAAGGCCTTCGACAGCTCCGCCACCCAGGGTGGTGCGCCGGTCGACTTCGGCCTCGTCGACGGCCAGATGATCCCCGGCTTCATCAAGGGCTTGGTCGGCAAGACCGTCGGCAGCCGCGTCCTGCTGGTGCTCCCACCGGCCGAGGGCTACGGCACCGCGGGCAACACCCAGGCCGGTATCAAGGGCACCGACACCCTCGTGTTCGTGGTCGACATCCTCGCCGGCCTCTGA
- a CDS encoding DUF3866 family protein has protein sequence MITWREGIVVGLGRAWSTAVQLSVRLPDDSVVDALAYTDLVGSPEPGDRVLLNTNAIDRNLGTGGSALVTALPDRLPPTPPARPGHIVKARYTPLQTMLLGVDEQESPHHELLRDADDLAGLPVVAADLHSAVPAIIAGLRTVRTDATIAYVMTDGGALPAAFSRTVDGLRSSDWLAAVVTVGQAFGGDLEAVNVHTGLLAAREVVGADVAIVAQGPGNLGTGTRWGFSGTSAGEALNAAHTLGGRGVASLRVSQADARDRHHGISHHSVTAYSRVALVPADLPVPRLDGAFGAKVSAQADDLVRSSDGRLVRADIAVDGLLDALRTSPVGLRTMGRGLEEDAASFLAAAAAGVHAADLLA, from the coding sequence GTGATCACGTGGCGCGAAGGAATCGTGGTCGGCCTCGGGCGTGCCTGGTCGACCGCAGTACAACTCAGTGTCCGGTTGCCCGACGACTCCGTCGTCGACGCGCTCGCCTACACCGACCTCGTCGGCTCCCCCGAGCCCGGCGACCGGGTGCTGCTCAACACGAACGCGATCGACCGCAACCTCGGCACCGGCGGCAGCGCCCTGGTGACCGCACTGCCAGACCGGCTGCCCCCGACGCCTCCGGCGCGGCCGGGCCACATCGTGAAGGCGCGCTACACGCCGCTGCAGACGATGCTGCTCGGGGTCGACGAACAGGAGAGCCCCCACCACGAACTGCTGCGCGACGCCGACGATCTGGCCGGCCTGCCGGTGGTGGCGGCCGACCTGCATTCGGCGGTGCCGGCGATCATCGCCGGGCTGCGCACGGTGCGAACCGACGCGACGATCGCCTACGTGATGACCGACGGCGGTGCGTTGCCGGCCGCGTTCTCCCGCACCGTCGACGGCCTGCGCAGCTCCGACTGGCTGGCCGCGGTCGTGACCGTCGGTCAGGCCTTCGGCGGTGACCTCGAAGCCGTCAACGTCCACACCGGCCTGCTCGCCGCCCGTGAGGTGGTCGGTGCCGATGTCGCCATCGTCGCCCAGGGACCGGGCAATCTCGGCACCGGCACTCGTTGGGGGTTCTCCGGCACCAGCGCCGGAGAGGCGCTGAACGCCGCGCACACCCTCGGCGGACGCGGGGTGGCGTCGCTGCGGGTGTCGCAGGCCGACGCCCGCGATCGGCATCACGGCATCTCACATCACAGCGTCACCGCCTACAGCCGGGTCGCGCTGGTGCCCGCCGACCTGCCGGTGCCGCGTTTGGACGGCGCGTTCGGAGCGAAGGTGTCGGCGCAGGCCGACGACCTCGTGCGGTCGTCCGACGGTCGCCTCGTCCGCGCGGATATCGCCGTCGACGGGCTGCTCGATGCGCTGCGCACCAGCCCGGTCGGGCTGCGGACGATGGGGCGCGGCCTCGAGGAGGATGCCGCGTCGTTCCTCGCCGCCGCGGCCGCGGGAGTGCACGCCGCCGACCTGCTCGCCTGA
- a CDS encoding FKBP-type peptidyl-prolyl cis-trans isomerase gives MPFDPNTTKPEIDFPGDTPPAELLIEDITEGEGRAAEAGDTVKAHYVGVAWSTGEEFDASWNRGAPLDFQVGVGQVIQGWDQGIVGMKPGGRRKLTIPPELGYGARGAGGAIGPNETLIFVVDLVSTAKPGAGSAFGLR, from the coding sequence ATGCCTTTCGACCCCAACACCACCAAGCCCGAGATCGACTTCCCGGGTGACACCCCCCCGGCCGAACTCCTCATCGAGGACATCACCGAGGGCGAGGGCCGCGCGGCCGAGGCCGGTGACACCGTCAAGGCGCACTACGTCGGCGTCGCGTGGTCGACCGGAGAGGAGTTCGACGCGTCCTGGAACCGCGGCGCACCGCTGGACTTCCAGGTCGGTGTCGGTCAGGTCATCCAGGGTTGGGACCAGGGCATCGTCGGCATGAAGCCGGGCGGTCGCCGCAAGCTGACGATCCCGCCGGAGCTCGGCTACGGCGCCCGCGGTGCCGGCGGCGCGATCGGACCGAACGAGACGCTGATCTTCGTCGTCGACCTCGTCTCGACCGCCAAGCCCGGCGCCGGAAGCGCCTTCGGCCTGCGCTGA